One part of the Anaerotruncus rubiinfantis genome encodes these proteins:
- a CDS encoding phage tail terminator family protein produces the protein MTLFDINLAVNERIKSAKKGGAFENVPLIDQDVEEPIERPSIKVETGDGNGGKFNGCCLERTVTVRIYFFAKNRQRPKPENTEMRELLENAFMDDLFVGSGAIPIDEVQSVVTDGVLICSFDLYRVELLPDTDDRPLMDTLNIHERVS, from the coding sequence GTGACGCTTTTTGACATCAATCTCGCTGTCAATGAGCGGATTAAGTCCGCAAAAAAGGGAGGGGCTTTTGAGAACGTCCCACTGATCGATCAGGATGTGGAAGAACCAATCGAACGACCTTCCATCAAGGTGGAGACCGGGGATGGGAACGGGGGGAAATTTAACGGGTGTTGCTTGGAACGAACCGTAACCGTCAGAATCTATTTCTTTGCAAAGAATAGGCAACGCCCGAAGCCAGAGAATACAGAAATGCGGGAACTGCTCGAAAATGCATTTATGGACGATCTCTTTGTTGGAAGCGGGGCAATCCCGATTGACGAAGTACAAAGCGTCGTGACTGATGGCGTGCTGATCTGCTCATTTGACCTTTACCGCGTGGAACTTCTCCCGGATACTGACGACAGGCCGCTCATGGATACACTCAACATTCACGAAAGGGTGAGTTAA
- a CDS encoding head-tail connector protein — protein sequence MKPSEITPDEVIKYARMDDMDADLSPEALLAAAKAFVKSYTGLTDEELDKHEEISIAILALCADMYDNRQSTVENDKVNRVVETILGLHSVNLL from the coding sequence ATGAAACCAAGTGAAATTACCCCGGATGAAGTCATAAAGTATGCGCGCATGGACGACATGGACGCGGATCTGTCCCCGGAGGCGCTGCTTGCAGCGGCAAAGGCGTTTGTCAAGAGCTATACCGGGCTGACCGATGAAGAACTGGACAAGCACGAGGAAATTTCGATTGCGATTCTGGCGCTCTGCGCGGACATGTATGATAACCGACAATCAACGGTGGAAAATGATAAGGTGAACCGGGTGGTGGAAACAATCCTGGGCCTGCATTCGGTGAACCTGCTGTGA
- a CDS encoding P27 family phage terminase small subunit — protein sequence MKGKKGTLEPPGYFTDGQKSIFQYIVNQLNDCGILGSLDIYILTTCTIAIDRLESIERRVNEDESLMSDSVLMATKDKYTKDLYRCCNELCLSPQARAKIGSLAAQAAKQREDPLLKALREDD from the coding sequence GTGAAGGGCAAAAAAGGAACGCTTGAACCACCGGGATATTTTACGGACGGACAAAAATCGATCTTTCAATATATTGTGAACCAGCTGAACGACTGCGGAATATTGGGATCGCTGGACATCTACATTTTGACTACATGCACGATTGCCATTGACCGCTTGGAAAGCATCGAACGGCGCGTGAATGAGGACGAAAGCCTAATGAGCGATTCAGTGCTGATGGCCACCAAGGACAAGTATACGAAAGACCTTTACCGGTGCTGTAATGAGCTTTGCTTATCTCCGCAGGCACGGGCAAAAATCGGGTCACTGGCGGCGCAGGCGGCAAAGCAGAGGGAAGATCCGCTGTTAAAGGCGCTGAGGGAAGATGATTAA
- a CDS encoding phage portal protein → MGLFKRKGQEIRADTSEVQMDDPLLKALLGGGNVTKDIALQVPAVGGGIDLIANIVASTPIKLYQDNGGKAEEIKDDPRLRLLGDETGDTLNANEFWKAIVRDYYTGKGGYAYINREKGSFKSLHYVDETEISIVKNPDPIFKDFDILVRGHTYKPYDFLKILRNTKDGAQGVPITQESSKLIEIAYQTLCFERNLVKRGGNKRGYLKAQKRVEAGVLSQIREAFRRLYSNDDGENMIVLNADIDFQEASNTSVEMQLNENKLTNAGEFSKIFHISPEVMSGKATEEDTASLAKLAAIPLMITIQCALNKDFLLEKEKGKYYWAFDTKELLKGDMKERFDAYKVALDANFMQIDEVRYAEDLEPLGLSWVKLGLQDVLYDPKTKLLYTPNTNQLNRMEQREIKTIEKGGGENEN, encoded by the coding sequence ATGGGGCTGTTTAAACGCAAAGGGCAGGAAATACGAGCGGATACCAGTGAAGTGCAGATGGACGATCCGCTGTTAAAAGCACTGCTCGGCGGCGGAAATGTCACGAAGGATATTGCCCTGCAGGTGCCCGCTGTGGGCGGGGGTATCGACCTGATTGCAAATATCGTGGCGAGCACACCAATCAAGCTGTATCAGGACAATGGCGGCAAAGCGGAGGAAATTAAGGACGATCCGCGCCTGCGGCTGTTGGGGGATGAGACAGGGGACACCCTGAATGCAAACGAATTCTGGAAAGCCATTGTGCGGGACTACTATACCGGAAAGGGCGGGTACGCCTATATCAACCGGGAAAAGGGGAGTTTCAAAAGTCTGCATTATGTGGACGAGACGGAAATCTCAATCGTTAAGAATCCGGACCCGATTTTTAAAGATTTCGATATCCTGGTACGGGGTCATACATACAAGCCCTATGACTTTCTCAAAATTCTGCGCAACACCAAGGACGGGGCACAGGGCGTTCCGATCACGCAGGAAAGCTCAAAACTGATTGAAATTGCATATCAGACCTTGTGCTTCGAACGAAACCTTGTGAAGCGCGGAGGGAACAAGCGGGGATACCTGAAAGCGCAAAAAAGAGTGGAAGCGGGCGTCCTGTCGCAGATAAGGGAAGCATTCCGGCGGCTGTACAGCAACGACGACGGAGAAAACATGATCGTGCTGAATGCGGATATTGATTTCCAGGAGGCGTCAAACACTTCGGTTGAAATGCAGCTCAATGAAAACAAGCTGACCAACGCCGGGGAGTTTTCAAAAATATTCCACATCTCCCCGGAGGTGATGTCCGGGAAGGCGACCGAAGAAGATACGGCAAGCCTTGCAAAGCTGGCGGCAATCCCGCTGATGATCACCATCCAATGCGCGCTCAATAAGGATTTCCTGCTGGAGAAAGAGAAAGGAAAATATTATTGGGCGTTTGATACGAAGGAACTGCTGAAAGGCGACATGAAGGAGCGGTTCGACGCTTACAAGGTCGCGCTGGACGCGAACTTCATGCAGATCGATGAAGTTCGCTATGCGGAGGATCTGGAACCGCTGGGGCTTTCGTGGGTGAAGCTGGGATTACAGGACGTTCTGTATGATCCGAAAACAAAGCTGCTTTACACGCCGAACACCAATCAACTCAACCGGATGGAGCAGCGGGAGATCAAAACAATCGAAAAAGGTGGTGGGGAAAATGAAAATTGA
- a CDS encoding phage tail protein — protein sequence MAKTISTILNLKNNMSQGLLKVNKDLKGMSKEAKAATLQVKHMADNFQKKINGMVSSASKLIKAGAGIAGAFALKTGLSEAMDLEGFRTQLETATKDTRRAAEVMKYAIDLANKTPFEGGELVSAASSLEMFGLKSERWLPVLGDAAAGVNRSMADIQSGFIKAATTGDFASLRDTLGVTKEMVDEYAKANLGGSFLNSKGQITDAAKLQDALEALLNDRYAGGMEKLAKTTRGVWSTITGVTKNSLARIVGMQNDGTVKSGSLLDYIREKATVFADLLQKWQNDGTLDKIANGAAAGFQKVVESLSKVAKFAAENKDTILGIVAAFGGFMAGSKIAAGIKSIVSGFNTLKNILFVTSKGALAFSPAGWIILGITALVTVFVTAYRKSETFRDKVNALWAKFKEFAAGLKAQVVPKLKELYGWFQQHILPVVGNFINLIKTAWTALQPFVAWLAEKLGPVFERIFGRMKTYASDFFSGMKTYIEGMMSMFNGLITFLTGVFEGDWTKAWEGIKEIFSGAWTALGGMVKAPINLIIDGLNYLIRGFNEFANFKMPEWVPEGLGGGKTVGLAIPEIPHFALGTQFFGGGLAKINERGGEIVNLPNGSKVIPADKSRVGGNVTVNVTIQGNLIGNREYADYLGGVIMRKVQTALINS from the coding sequence TTGGCGAAAACGATCAGTACCATTTTGAATCTGAAAAACAATATGAGCCAAGGATTGCTCAAGGTCAATAAAGACCTGAAGGGTATGTCGAAGGAAGCAAAGGCAGCGACCTTGCAGGTTAAGCATATGGCTGACAATTTTCAGAAAAAGATAAATGGTATGGTGTCCAGCGCAAGTAAACTCATTAAGGCGGGCGCTGGGATTGCGGGAGCGTTCGCCCTCAAGACCGGACTTTCCGAAGCAATGGATCTGGAAGGATTCAGGACACAGCTAGAAACCGCTACAAAGGACACAAGGCGGGCCGCAGAGGTTATGAAATATGCTATTGACCTTGCAAACAAAACGCCGTTTGAGGGTGGAGAGCTTGTTTCTGCGGCGAGTTCGTTGGAAATGTTTGGTTTGAAATCCGAACGTTGGCTTCCGGTACTTGGAGACGCCGCAGCAGGCGTCAATCGGAGCATGGCAGATATCCAGAGCGGATTTATCAAAGCCGCGACAACCGGCGACTTCGCCTCATTGCGGGATACTCTGGGCGTTACAAAGGAAATGGTCGATGAATACGCAAAGGCAAACCTTGGGGGCAGTTTTCTAAACAGCAAGGGGCAGATTACCGACGCGGCAAAACTTCAAGATGCACTTGAGGCACTGCTTAACGACCGCTATGCCGGAGGCATGGAAAAACTCGCCAAGACTACGCGCGGGGTATGGAGCACAATTACCGGCGTTACAAAGAATTCCCTTGCGCGGATTGTAGGAATGCAGAATGATGGCACAGTTAAATCCGGGTCTTTGCTTGACTATATTCGTGAAAAGGCGACCGTTTTCGCAGACCTTTTGCAGAAATGGCAGAATGATGGGACCCTTGACAAAATCGCCAACGGTGCGGCAGCGGGATTCCAAAAGGTCGTGGAATCGCTTTCCAAGGTGGCAAAATTCGCGGCTGAAAACAAAGATACGATTCTGGGGATTGTGGCGGCATTCGGCGGATTTATGGCCGGGTCGAAAATCGCTGCCGGTATCAAGTCAATTGTCAGCGGGTTCAACACCTTGAAAAATATTCTTTTCGTCACATCAAAAGGCGCACTTGCATTTTCTCCCGCCGGATGGATCATTCTTGGGATTACGGCGCTTGTCACAGTGTTTGTCACGGCATACCGTAAAAGTGAAACCTTCCGCGATAAGGTGAATGCACTGTGGGCAAAGTTTAAGGAATTCGCGGCGGGCCTAAAGGCGCAGGTTGTGCCGAAGCTGAAGGAGCTGTACGGGTGGTTTCAACAACACATTCTTCCGGTTGTGGGTAACTTTATCAATCTGATAAAAACTGCATGGACAGCGTTGCAACCGTTCGTCGCATGGTTGGCCGAAAAGCTGGGTCCGGTATTTGAAAGAATTTTTGGAAGAATGAAAACCTATGCGTCTGACTTCTTCAGCGGCATGAAAACGTACATCGAAGGTATGATGTCCATGTTTAATGGACTTATCACTTTCTTAACCGGCGTATTTGAAGGGGATTGGACAAAAGCCTGGGAAGGGATCAAGGAGATCTTTTCCGGTGCGTGGACAGCACTGGGGGGCATGGTAAAAGCCCCTATCAATCTGATTATAGATGGTCTAAATTATCTGATTAGGGGCTTCAACGAGTTCGCAAACTTTAAAATGCCGGAATGGGTCCCGGAGGGACTTGGTGGCGGAAAAACAGTAGGCCTTGCAATCCCAGAGATCCCGCATTTCGCACTCGGCACACAGTTCTTCGGAGGAGGACTTGCCAAAATCAATGAGCGCGGCGGCGAGATTGTAAATCTGCCGAACGGTTCAAAAGTGATACCTGCCGACAAATCTCGCGTAGGTGGTAACGTGACGGTCAATGTGACGATCCAGGGGAACCTTATCGGAAATCGAGAGTATGCCGATTATCTAGGTGGCGTGATTATGCGGAAAGTTCAAACCGCACTCATCAACAGCTAG
- a CDS encoding terminase large subunit: MIKETRAYQYAKWCGLSGNRKVGKYIKKQAKAWLKIADGKHKKAYVNEQSVGKVLRLLRLMVHPDLQIPMDEGLEDYAHFLIIAVFCTRTRDDNRRFYTTALLEIARKNFKTFNAAVIFILGMLTEPQFSRFFSVAPDYKLSSELRLAVRKIIKVSPALADHFKINRDMITCLLNDIEYTPLAYSNDGMDGRLANIFLADEAGALDSYPVEAMRSSQITIRNKLGIIISTQYPNDNNVMIDEVDIAKKVLDGLLDREDVFSLLYEPDEELTKEWEKNDLVIFQSNPAAVSNAEIFKSIKDLRTMAVLYENKRENFLCKHCNIMYKGLGVEGYIDIQKVKQCARKDKAAWWNGRRVWLGLDLAQTDDNTAVAMLAEEDGTIYAKVWGFLPKDRVELKTKKEQVDYPRLIREGCCFACGEGVIDYGFVERFIVDLPKKYGVEIVGLGFDRYNALSSVQKLEEAGIECLEIKQHSSVLHPATKLLKECVLKKKFTYDENRLLEINFQNARCTEDTNLNKYVNKKKSAGKVDMVVAIINALHPLQVELINGETDFVIQT; this comes from the coding sequence ATGATTAAAGAAACCCGCGCCTATCAATATGCAAAGTGGTGCGGCCTGTCGGGAAACCGCAAGGTAGGAAAGTACATCAAGAAGCAGGCAAAGGCGTGGTTGAAAATTGCGGACGGCAAGCATAAGAAAGCATACGTTAATGAACAGTCAGTCGGGAAAGTCCTGCGGCTGCTGCGCCTGATGGTTCACCCGGACCTGCAAATTCCAATGGATGAGGGGCTGGAAGATTACGCGCATTTTCTCATTATCGCCGTGTTCTGCACGAGGACGAGGGACGACAACCGGAGATTCTACACAACGGCATTGCTGGAAATCGCTCGAAAGAACTTTAAGACATTCAATGCGGCGGTTATCTTTATCCTGGGAATGCTGACCGAACCGCAGTTTTCCCGCTTCTTTTCGGTTGCGCCGGACTACAAGCTGTCGAGCGAGCTGCGGCTGGCGGTGCGAAAGATTATCAAGGTCAGCCCTGCGCTGGCGGATCACTTTAAAATCAACCGCGACATGATCACCTGCCTGTTAAACGATATCGAATACACGCCGCTGGCCTACTCTAACGACGGCATGGACGGCAGGCTTGCAAATATCTTTCTTGCGGATGAAGCGGGGGCGTTGGACAGCTATCCGGTGGAGGCAATGCGCTCGTCACAGATCACCATCCGCAATAAACTGGGTATCATCATTTCCACCCAGTACCCAAACGATAACAATGTCATGATAGACGAAGTTGACATAGCTAAAAAGGTATTGGATGGGCTGCTTGACCGGGAGGATGTGTTTTCCCTGCTCTATGAGCCGGACGAAGAGCTGACCAAGGAGTGGGAAAAGAATGATCTGGTTATTTTCCAAAGCAATCCGGCGGCGGTCAGCAATGCCGAAATTTTCAAATCGATCAAAGACTTGCGTACAATGGCCGTTTTGTATGAAAACAAGCGCGAGAACTTCCTCTGTAAGCACTGCAACATCATGTACAAGGGCCTTGGTGTCGAAGGTTACATCGATATTCAGAAGGTGAAGCAGTGCGCAAGGAAGGACAAAGCGGCCTGGTGGAACGGGCGGCGGGTCTGGCTGGGGCTGGATCTGGCACAGACGGACGACAATACCGCTGTTGCGATGCTGGCCGAAGAGGACGGGACCATCTATGCAAAAGTGTGGGGATTTCTGCCAAAGGACCGGGTGGAGCTCAAAACCAAAAAGGAACAGGTGGATTATCCGCGCCTGATTCGGGAGGGCTGCTGCTTTGCCTGCGGCGAAGGGGTCATAGATTATGGGTTTGTGGAACGCTTTATTGTCGACTTGCCGAAGAAATACGGTGTCGAGATCGTCGGATTGGGCTTCGACCGTTATAATGCGCTATCTTCGGTGCAGAAGCTGGAAGAGGCCGGGATCGAATGCCTGGAAATTAAGCAGCATTCTTCGGTTCTGCACCCGGCAACCAAGCTGCTCAAAGAATGTGTGCTTAAAAAGAAGTTCACTTACGATGAAAACCGGTTGCTTGAAATTAACTTCCAGAACGCGCGGTGCACAGAGGACACCAACCTTAATAAATATGTCAACAAGAAAAAGTCCGCCGGAAAAGTGGACATGGTAGTGGCGATCATCAATGCGCTTCACCCGCTGCAGGTCGAACTGATTAACGGAGAAACAGATTTTGTGATTCAGACGTGA
- a CDS encoding phage tail tube protein translates to MPNENRVLTGTSGNVWLNGKRLALIKKIELKLTGSFEDVGFCGDPATYSIFTGYSGDGSITLQKVDSMVLSLLSDAYSSGVMPDIKIITKLTDRATGQSERSSVENVVFTEFHLANFEQKALVEEEIPLKFAKYRILEKIAEE, encoded by the coding sequence ATGCCAAATGAAAACAGAGTTTTAACTGGTACAAGTGGAAATGTCTGGCTGAATGGAAAACGGCTCGCACTGATAAAAAAAATCGAACTAAAATTGACAGGATCGTTTGAAGATGTCGGCTTTTGCGGTGATCCAGCAACATACAGCATCTTTACCGGGTATTCAGGTGATGGCTCCATTACGCTGCAAAAGGTGGACAGCATGGTCCTATCCCTGTTGTCTGATGCGTATTCAAGCGGCGTGATGCCGGATATCAAAATTATTACCAAACTGACTGATCGGGCAACAGGACAGTCAGAGCGTTCATCTGTAGAAAATGTGGTGTTTACCGAATTTCACCTTGCAAATTTTGAACAGAAAGCGCTTGTGGAGGAAGAGATACCGCTTAAATTCGCGAAGTACCGTATCCTTGAAAAGATTGCGGAGGAATAA
- a CDS encoding phage major capsid protein, translated as MINLKALMEKRAEQQQIMENLLHTADTETRAMSEEEAAQFDAAEKEIRAIDETIAREERARKVEKKAVPSEAEERAADEERAFADYVMGKVPELRAGEQNMDMGNNGAIIPTSIANRIIKEVKDRCPILAKATIYNVKGTLKVPVWGKADSTHDITVGYQTEFTEITADSGAFTSVDLSGYLAGALTLIGRSVENNGTFSVVNFIVSQMAEEIALFLERELLIGTSSKATGALSTTTTLTAASAAAITADELIDLQAKVKQVYQGNACWIMNPSTFTAIKKLKDGNNRYLLQDDVTGEFPYRLLGKPVYLSDNMPAIAASAKAILYGDCSGLSVNMRENISIEVLREKYATQHAIGVVAWFEFDSKVTDNQKLAALVMKAS; from the coding sequence ATGATTAATCTGAAAGCACTGATGGAAAAACGTGCGGAACAGCAGCAGATCATGGAAAACCTGCTGCATACCGCAGATACCGAAACCCGCGCGATGTCCGAAGAGGAAGCCGCGCAGTTTGACGCGGCGGAGAAGGAAATCCGGGCGATCGACGAAACCATTGCCCGCGAGGAACGCGCCCGCAAAGTGGAAAAGAAAGCCGTCCCAAGTGAGGCGGAGGAACGCGCGGCTGATGAGGAACGCGCCTTTGCCGACTATGTCATGGGCAAGGTGCCGGAGCTGCGCGCGGGAGAGCAGAACATGGACATGGGAAACAATGGGGCCATTATCCCAACCAGCATTGCAAACCGGATCATCAAGGAGGTCAAAGACCGCTGCCCGATCTTGGCAAAAGCGACCATCTACAACGTGAAGGGTACGCTTAAAGTCCCGGTGTGGGGTAAGGCGGATTCCACCCATGACATTACGGTCGGTTATCAGACTGAATTCACCGAAATCACAGCGGATTCCGGCGCGTTCACTTCGGTTGACCTTTCCGGTTATCTGGCCGGTGCGCTGACCCTGATTGGGCGCAGCGTCGAAAACAACGGAACGTTCAGTGTTGTCAACTTCATCGTCAGCCAGATGGCGGAGGAAATCGCGCTGTTTTTGGAAAGGGAACTGCTCATTGGCACTTCCAGCAAGGCGACTGGCGCGCTTTCGACCACCACCACCCTGACTGCAGCATCCGCCGCAGCGATCACCGCCGACGAGCTGATCGATCTGCAGGCAAAGGTCAAACAGGTCTATCAGGGGAATGCCTGCTGGATCATGAACCCCAGCACGTTCACCGCGATCAAGAAACTCAAGGACGGCAACAACCGATATCTGCTCCAGGATGACGTAACCGGGGAATTCCCGTACCGCCTGCTTGGAAAACCGGTCTACCTCAGCGACAACATGCCCGCCATTGCCGCGAGTGCAAAGGCGATCCTGTATGGGGATTGCAGCGGCCTTTCAGTCAATATGCGGGAAAACATCTCTATCGAGGTGCTGCGGGAGAAATACGCGACCCAGCACGCAATCGGCGTTGTCGCCTGGTTTGAGTTTGACAGCAAGGTCACCGACAACCAGAAGCTTGCGGCCCTGGTTATGAAAGCGTCCTGA
- a CDS encoding phage head closure protein, translating into MNLASRLNCRVDLYGKKEAKNNLEEKTYDYVKIKTLWAEVRPVSGSQYPISGGMLYAEITHKITIRAESATELTNDMYFLFRGQRYDVKYFMPNYRQRDRVEIYCRLVVE; encoded by the coding sequence ATGAATCTTGCGTCACGGCTAAATTGTCGCGTGGATCTTTATGGAAAAAAGGAAGCGAAAAACAATTTAGAGGAAAAGACATACGACTATGTAAAAATTAAAACGCTTTGGGCAGAAGTCAGGCCTGTATCGGGAAGTCAATATCCGATTTCTGGCGGTATGTTATATGCTGAAATAACCCATAAAATCACAATCAGAGCCGAATCTGCAACTGAATTGACAAATGACATGTATTTCCTGTTTCGCGGGCAGCGGTATGACGTGAAATACTTTATGCCGAACTATCGGCAGCGCGATCGAGTGGAAATCTATTGCAGACTGGTGGTGGAGTAA
- a CDS encoding phage tail sheath C-terminal domain-containing protein: protein MKDDTDETFSTRMYQNERELFIDKEKYTAENYQQLADAMTFLPSKLYAVRIGTTDTLADALAIIAKTVKTGWIAHVGTAEDYTALAEWIKSQRVLNHRTYKGIVFKSAADSKYIVNLANEKVTFLDSRGEQTGDKYIPSLLGILAACNISRGATNYICANLKAAEEPADVNDALTAGKMILINDFDDVRIGLGINSMTTLTGNDTEDMKYIDIVETMDLIEDDIRDTFKNQYQGRYKNNLDNQMLFVSAVNTYFDTLERNEVLDNNYANNADIDITAQRAAWIAEKPEAEYWDDATVRITTYKRDVFLDGNIKILGAMENLRFPISMF from the coding sequence TTGAAGGACGACACCGACGAAACGTTCAGCACACGGATGTACCAGAACGAGCGAGAGCTGTTCATCGACAAGGAAAAATATACAGCTGAAAACTATCAGCAGCTTGCGGATGCAATGACATTCTTGCCGTCGAAGCTCTATGCTGTCAGAATTGGCACAACCGACACTTTAGCCGATGCACTTGCAATTATCGCAAAGACGGTAAAAACCGGTTGGATTGCCCATGTTGGAACCGCAGAGGACTATACTGCATTGGCCGAATGGATTAAGTCGCAGCGTGTTTTGAATCACAGGACCTATAAAGGGATCGTTTTCAAAAGCGCAGCAGATAGCAAGTATATTGTAAACCTTGCAAATGAGAAGGTGACGTTTTTGGACAGCCGTGGAGAGCAGACCGGGGATAAATACATTCCTTCCTTGCTTGGGATTCTTGCCGCCTGCAATATCAGCAGAGGCGCGACAAACTATATCTGCGCCAATCTGAAAGCGGCGGAAGAACCTGCGGATGTTAATGACGCACTAACCGCTGGAAAGATGATTCTGATTAACGATTTTGACGACGTGCGAATCGGGCTTGGAATCAACAGTATGACCACGCTGACCGGAAATGACACGGAGGACATGAAGTATATTGACATTGTGGAAACGATGGATCTGATTGAGGACGATATTCGAGATACCTTCAAGAATCAATACCAGGGACGTTATAAAAACAACCTGGATAATCAGATGCTTTTCGTATCCGCAGTTAATACCTACTTTGACACACTCGAGAGAAACGAAGTTCTCGACAATAATTATGCCAACAATGCGGACATTGACATCACCGCGCAGCGTGCCGCGTGGATTGCCGAAAAACCGGAGGCGGAATATTGGGATGATGCAACGGTCCGAATCACTACATACAAGCGTGATGTTTTTCTGGATGGAAATATCAAAATTCTTGGTGCTATGGAAAACCTCAGATTCCCGATTTCGATGTTTTAA
- a CDS encoding HNH endonuclease, translated as MKVSCKYCGGFHPRGYECPKKPKRKNAQTAAFKFRSTGAWQRKREEIKQRDKYLCQICIRGLYIDRGPKLTYRETHVHHIIPIAEDWDRRLDAGNLLTVCAYHHEMAEAGEIPRAELLRIVQEQDETSPGACENLNAKSVNTNSGPLFMIKSQNESR; from the coding sequence ATGAAGGTTAGCTGTAAATATTGCGGCGGTTTCCATCCAAGAGGATACGAGTGTCCAAAGAAACCGAAACGGAAAAACGCACAGACAGCAGCATTTAAGTTCCGTTCGACAGGGGCATGGCAACGTAAAAGAGAAGAGATCAAGCAGCGTGACAAATATCTGTGCCAGATTTGTATACGCGGCCTCTATATCGACAGAGGGCCAAAGCTGACATATAGAGAGACGCATGTACATCATATCATCCCAATTGCGGAGGATTGGGACCGGAGGCTTGATGCGGGCAACCTGCTGACCGTCTGTGCATATCACCATGAGATGGCAGAGGCGGGAGAGATCCCAAGGGCAGAGTTATTGAGGATAGTGCAAGAGCAGGATGAGACCTCCCCCGGGGCATGTGAAAATTTGAACGCAAAAAGTGTCAACACCAACAGCGGCCCTCTTTTTATGATAAAATCCCAAAACGAAAGCCGGTGA
- a CDS encoding HK97 family phage prohead protease — translation MKIELRADGAHISGYVNVTEKKSRPVITPHGRVIEEIEPRAFEKAIDRAGNITVTVDHDNSHVYASTDEGTLKLYEDNIGLHADVLITDETLIELAKKGKIRGWSFGMYNVQDELEQRADQLPLRRIKALDLEHLTLVVKKTPVYSATSVEIRADAEVEIETRAFEDVPKVTEEPPPKPAFDNSGYHERINAIKH, via the coding sequence ATGAAAATTGAACTTCGAGCTGACGGGGCGCACATCAGTGGCTATGTCAATGTCACCGAAAAGAAGAGCCGTCCGGTCATTACGCCGCACGGCAGGGTGATCGAAGAGATTGAGCCGCGCGCATTTGAAAAGGCGATTGACCGGGCGGGCAATATCACAGTTACGGTGGATCACGATAATAGTCATGTGTATGCCAGCACAGACGAAGGCACATTGAAGCTGTACGAGGACAATATCGGCCTGCATGCGGATGTACTCATAACGGATGAGACGCTTATTGAACTTGCGAAGAAAGGCAAGATCAGGGGCTGGTCGTTTGGAATGTATAATGTGCAGGATGAGCTTGAACAGCGTGCGGATCAGCTGCCATTGCGACGGATTAAGGCGCTTGATCTGGAACATTTGACCTTGGTTGTCAAGAAAACCCCTGTCTATTCCGCAACCTCTGTGGAAATACGCGCAGATGCGGAGGTGGAAATTGAAACCAGGGCGTTTGAAGATGTTCCCAAAGTCACCGAAGAACCGCCGCCGAAACCGGCGTTCGATAACTCTGGATACCATGAAAGAATAAACGCGATCAAACACTGA